The window AACGACCGCCTCTTCAGCTTCAAGATCACGCGTCCCTCGACCTTCCGTTTCCGCTCGGGCGAATTCATCATGATCGGCCTGATGGACGACAACGGCCGCCCGCTGCTGCGCGCCTACTCGGTCGCCAGCCCCGCCTGGGACGAGGAACTCGAGTTCCTCTCGATCAAGGTCCAGGACGGCCCGCTGACCTCGCGCCTGCAGAAGATCCAGCCCGGCGACCAGATCTTCCTGGGCCGCAAGCCGGTCGGCACGCTCGTCACCGACGCGCTGCTTCCGGGCAAGCGCCTGTTCTTCTTCTCGACCGGCACCGGTCTTGCTCCCTTCATGTCGCTCGCGCGCGATCCCGACGTCTACGAGATGTTCGACCAGGTCGTCTGCGTCCACGGCGTGCGCCAGGTGAGCGACCTTGCCTACCGCGAGATGCTCGAAGCGCGTCTCGCCGAGGACCCGCTGGTGGGCGAAGAGGCGGTGGAGAAGTTCCACTACGTTCCTTCGGTGACGCGTGAGGAATTCCACACCACCGGCCGCATCGGTGACCTCATCGAGAACGGCCGCCTGTTCCAGGGCCTGGACGGCGATGCCAAGCTCAACCCGGAGACCGACCGCATCATGCTGTGCGGCTCGATGGACATGATCAAGGGCCAGGCCGAGTACCTCGAAAGCATCGGCTTTACCGAGGGCTCCAACTCCAAGCCCGGCGACTTCGTGATCGAGCGCGCCTTCGTCGACTGATTTCGTCTCCATGTACCCGAGACACGAAAAGGGCCGCAGCGATGCGGCCCTTTTTTTGTGTCCGGTACGATGCGCTCAGGCGAGGTCGAAGCGGTCCGCGTTCATCACCTTGGTCCAGGCCGCCACGAAGTCCTCGACGAACTTCTGCTGGTTGTCGTCCTGCGCGTAGACTTCGCCATAGGCGCGCAGGATCGAGTTCGCACCGAAGGTAAGGTCGAGTTCGCTCGCCGTCCATCGGGTCTCGCCCGAAGCCCGGTCGATCACGGCGTAATGGCCATCCTCCATCTTTTCCCAGCGATTGCCCATGTCCACGAGGTTCACGAAGAAATCGGTGCTGAGCACGCCTTCGCGCTCGGTGAACATGCCCAGTTCGCTGTTGCCATGGTTGGTGCCGAGCACGCGCATGCCCCCCACCAGCACGGTCATTTCCGGCGCGGTCAGCCCCATCAGCTGCGTGCGGTCGAGCATCAGTTCCGCCGGGCTCACCGCAAAGTCGGCCTTGAGCCAGTTGCGGTAGCCATCGTGCAGCGGCTCGAGCGGCTCGAAGCTCTCCGCGTCGGTCTGCTGCGCGCTCGCGTCGCCCCGTCCGGGCGTGAACGGCACCTCGATCGGGAAGCCCGCCGCCGCCGCCGCCTGCTCGATCGCGACGTTGCCCGCCAGCACGATCGTATCGGCCAGGCTTGCCCCGACCGAATCCGCCAGCGAGGCGAGCACCCCGATGACGCGCCCCAGCCGCTCGGGCTCGTTGCCCTCCCAGTCCTTCATGGGCGCCAGGCGAATGCGCGAGCCATTCGCGCCCCCGCGCATGTCCGAGGCCCGAAACGTGCGCGCGCTGTCCCAGGCCGTCGACACCAGCGCGCGCGTGGTGAGGCCACTGCCCGCGATCCATTCCTTGAGTGCGGCAACGTCATAGTCGGTGGGGCCCTGCGGCACCGGGTCCTGCCAGAGCAGCTCCTCGGCCGGCACGTCGGGGCCGAAATAGCGCGCCTTTGGCCCCATGTCGCGGTGGGTCAGCTTGAACCAGGCCCGCGCGAAGGCGTCCTTGAAGCGTGCCGGATCGGCCCGGAAACCTTCCATGATGCGCCGGTAGTCGGGGTCGACCTTGAGCGCCATGTCCGCGTCGGTCATGATCGGATTGTGGCGCCGGGTGGGATCGGCAACGTCGAGCGGACGATCCTCCTCGGCGATGGAAACAGGCTCCCACTGCCAGGCCCCCGCCGGGCTCTTGGCCAGTTCCCACTCGTGGTCGAAGAGCATGTCGAAATAGCCCATGTCAAAGACCGTGGGGTTGCTCGTCCAGGCACCTTCGATGCCGCTGGTGATCGCGTCGGGGCCGACCCCGGTGCCGCCCGGATTGACCCAGCCGAACCCTTGCGCCTCCACCCCCGCCGCCTCGGGCTCGGGACCAAGCGCGCTGGCATCGCCATTGCCGTGGCACTTGCCCACGGTGTGCCCGCCTGCGGTGAGCGCGGCGGTCTCCTCATCGTCCATGGCCATGCGCGCGAAGGTGACGCGCATGTCGTGCGCGGTCTTCAGCGGATCGGGATTGCCGTCCACCCCTTCGGGATTGACGTAGATGAGCCCCATCATGACCGCCGCCAGCGGGTTCTCCAGGTCCCGCTCGCCCGAATAGCGGGTGCCCTCGCTGCCACTGGGCGCCAGCCAGTCCGTCTCGCTCCCCCAGTAGGTGTCGATTTCGGGCGCCCAGATGTCTTCGCGCCCGAAACCGAAGCCGAACGGCTCCAGCCCCATCGTCTCGTAGGCGATCGTGCCCGCCAGGATCATGAGATCAGCCCAGCTGACCGCGTTGCCGTACTTCTTCTTGAGCGGCCAGAGCAGACGCCGCGCCTTGTCGAGACTGACGTTGTCGGGCCAGGAATTGAGCGGGGCAAAGCGCTGGTTGCCCGTCCCCCCACCGCCGCGCCCGTCGGCGATGCGGTAGGACCCGGCCGAGTGCCAGGCCATGCGGATCATGAGCCCGCCATAATGCCCCCAGTCGGCGGGCCACCAATCCTGGCTGTCGGTCATGAGCGCGCGCATGTCCGCCTTCAGCCCCTCGATATCGAGCGATTTCAGCGCCTCGCGGTAATTGAAGCCTGCGCCCATCGGGTTGGTCTTGGTGTCGTGCTGGGCCAGGATCTCGAGCTTGAGGGCCTGGGGCCACCAGCCCGTGCTCGAGGTCCCCGCCGAGGTCATGCCTCCGTGGATGACGGGGCACGTGCCCCCCTTGGCGGTGTCGGTGGGCGTGCTCGCGTTCATCGCATCGTGCTCCTCTCGTGGTCCCGGCACATCTCGAAGGCCGTCTGGCCCGGTGCGCCCTCTTGCAGGACAGCGGGCAGCTTATGCCCGTCCGCCTCCCGGCTCAAGGGCGCACGCACGCGCGCACTCTGCACCGGCACACCCCTCGCCGGCCATTGCGGAAAACCCCAAGTACAGCGACGCGCCTCCCCGCACGCGGACAGGTCCACGCGCCTGATGCGTAGAAATATCCCCGAGACCTCAGGCCTATCCACGAGAGCGCCTGGCGAACACCCCCTTAGGATATGCCCCTTCACGACAGGGAAGGGACTGCCATGCTGCGCACACTGGGTGCCGAATTGTTCGGAACATTCTGGCTCGTCTTCGGAGGGTGCGGCGCGGCCGTCCTTGCGGCGGGCTTCCCCGACCTGGGTATCGGCTTTGCCGGGGTCGCCCTCGCCTTCGGGCTGACCGTGCTGACCATGGCCTACGCCGTGGGCGGTATCTCGGGCGGGCATTTCAACCCGGCGGTCTCGCTCGGCCTTGCCATTGCGGGGCGCTTTGCCTGGAGGGACCTTGTGCCCTACTGGATCGCCCAGGTGCTGGGCGCAATTGTCGCGGGCGCCGTTCTCTACGCCATCGCCTCGGGCCAGCCGGGTTTCACCGCAGGGGCCTTTGCCTCGAACGGTTTTGGCGACCTCTCCCCCGGAGGCTATTCGCTGAGCGCCGCGCTGCTTGCCGAGATCGTGCTGACCGCCGGTTTCCTGATCGTGATCCTGGGCGCCACTTCGGCCTACGTGCCGGGCGGCTTCGCGCCGATTGCCATTGGCCTTGCGCTCACGCTCATTCACCTTGTCTCGATTCCCGTCACCAACACCTCGGTGAACCCGGCCCGCTCGACCGGCGTTGCCCTCTTCGCCGAGACCGACGCGCTCGCCCAGCTCTGGCTGTTCTGGAGCGCCCCCATGATCGGCGCAGCGCTAGGCGCGCTCATCTGGCGCTTCATCCTCACCCCGGGCGATGCACTGGCCAACCTCGGCGGCGAGACCTGAGCCGCTTCCTTGCGTGAAGCGGCAAGAGCCCTCCCCCGGACAGATGAAAGGGAATTGGCGCGCCCGGCAGGGTTCGAACCTGCGGCCCCAAGCTTAGAAGGCTCGTGCTCTATCCAGCTGAGCTACGGGCGCGCACATCAGGGCTCATAGCGCGCTTCGGGTTTTGCGCAAACCACCTGAGGCCTGCAATCAACGCTTTGTTTGGGGGGAAAGGCAGGTTAGGCAAAGCGCCATGGCACAGGCGCATCCGCAAGCATCCCCCTCTTCCACCACCTCGCACCTCACCCGCATCGACGGGAAGAGCGGTGGGCGGCGCCACTTTCGCTATTTCGACTACGCGATGGCCGCCTTCGTCGCGATCCTGCTGCTCTCCAACCTCATCGGTGCGGCCAAGCTAACCACGGTCGAGGGCTGGACCTTCGGCGCGGGCATCCTGTTCTTCCCCGTCAGCTACGTGCTGGGCGACGTGCTGACCGAAGTCTACGGCTATGCCAACGCGCGCCGCTGCGTGTGGGTGGGCTTCTTCGCGCTGATCTTCATGGCCTTCATGAGCTTCGTCGTCGTTGCCATGCCCCCGTCGGCCGACTGGGGCTGCGCGGCGAGCGCCGACCCGCTGCTGGCCGACGTCGTGTCCGCCTCCAACCCCGGCACCGTGTGCCAGTCCACCTACGTCTCGGTCTTTGGCAGCACCTGGCGCATCGTTGCCGCATCGGTCGTCGCGTTCTGGGCGGGCGAGTTCGTCAATTCCTACGTCATGGCCAAGATGAAGGTGTGGACGAAGGGCCGCCACATGTGGATGCGCACGATTGGCTCGACCGTCTTCGGGCAGGCGATGGACAGTGCGATCTTCTACCCGGTCGCGTTCCTGGGCGTGTGGACGGGCCAGTCGATCCTTGTCGTCATGCTCACCAACTGGGCGCTCAAGGTGCTGTGGGAGGCCGTCCTCACCCCGCTGACCTACCTCGTCGTAGGCTGGCTGAAAGCGCGCGAGGGCGTGGACGTCTTCGACGACAACCTCGACTTCTCGCCGTTTGCCAAGACCGACGCGGTCTGAGCGCGCCATCGCAGGGCGCCTCTTGGCAAGCTGCCCCTCAACCGGCTAGGCCCGCGCGGCCCATGCTCGACCGCCTGTTCCTCTCCCGATTTCGCAACCACGGCGAAACCGTCCTTTCGGGCACGGCGCAGTTCAACCTGCTGGTCGGCGAGAATGGTGCGGGCAAGACCAACGTGCTGGAAGCCATCAGCCTGATCGCACCGGGGCGCGGCTTGCGCCGGGCAGGCCTCCCCGAAATCGCAGGCCAGGACGGGGGCGGCGGCTTTGCGGTCAGCGCGGACCTGTGCGTGCCGGGCGCCGCGCCGGTGCGCCTCGGTACAGGCACCGCGCCGGAAAAGCCGACCCGGCGGCTGGTTCAGGTCAACGGCGCCAACGCGACGGCCACGAGCCTTGCCGAGTGGCTCTCCATCGGCTGGCTGACCCCGGCGATGGACCGCCTCTTCACCGAAAGCGCAGGCGGACGGCGGCGTTTTCTCGACCGGCTGGTGCTGGCCCTTCGCCCGGCCCATGCCGGGCACGCGGCCAGGCTGGAGAACGCCGTGCGCGAACGCAACCGCATGCTCGCCGATCCGCGCACGCCCGATCCCTGGTGGCTCGACGCGATAGAACTCCAGATCGCCGAGGCGGGAAGCGCCGTTGCGCAGGCCCGCGCGGACCTCATTGCCCAGCTGGACGCGGTTCTGGCCGCGCTCCCCGACGCGCCCTTTGCAAGGCCCGCCCTCACCTACCGCCCCGGTGGCCCGATTGCGGCCGAGGTGCTGGCCGAAGCCCTGCGCGAAAGCCGCCCGCGCGAACGCGCCGCCCAGCGCACGCTGACCGGCCCCCACCGCGACGAGCTGGAGGTCATCATGGCCGCCAAGAACCAGCCCGCCGCGGACTGCTCGACCGGGGAGCAGAAGGCCATGCTCATCGCTCTTGTCCTGGCCCACTCGCACCTGCTCGAAAGCGGCGGCGAGACGCGCCCGCGCCTGTTGCTGCTGGACGAGGTTGCGGCGCATCTCGATCCGGTGCGGCGCGAGGCGCTGTTCGACCGGCTTCGCACGGGCTCCGCCCAGGTCTGGCTGACCGGAACCGAGACCGCGCCGTTCGGACCGATCCTGGAGGAAGCCGCCGTCTGGCACGTGCGCGAAGGCACCGCGACACGAATGTAACCCCCTGCCCGGACACGAAAAAGGCCCGCCCGGCGCTCCCCGTGCAGGGAGGCCAGAGCGAGCCTTTTCAATTGGCCAAGCCGGATCGGATCAGGCGGCGGCCTTGATCTCGACCAGGGTCAGGCCGAAGTGCAGGTCCTCGCCCGCGAGCGGGTGGTTGCCGTCGACCTTGACCGCCTCTTCACCGATCTCGGTGATGACGAGGTTGACGGTCGAGCCGTCCTGCTGGCGTGCGGCGAGTTCCATGCCGATCTGCGGCTCGGGCTCGGCGGGCAGGTTGCTGCGCGGGATCTCGACGATCATTTCCTCGCGGCGCGGGCCGAACGCGTCGGCGGCAGCGATGGTCACCGACTGCTCGGAGCCCACTTCCATGCCGATCAGCGCAGCTTCCACCTGCGGGAAGATTTCCGAACCGCCGATGGTGACCGTCTGCGGGCCTTCCTGCTGGGTGCTGCCGACAACCTGACCGGCATCGGTGCGAACTTCAAAGTTGATGAGCACGGTATCGCCGCTCTTTGCGCTCTGCATAGATATTCCTTCGGGATAATTCGTTCCGACGCGCCGTGCCCTCCAGGCCCCCCGCGCATCGCTCGTTCGGCGGCGTCAAACACGCGCCAGCTTGGCCCCAAGAGTCGCAGACCTGTGCCTGCGCGTCAACCGAAGTGGCCGGACGGCGCCCCGGGGCGCCTCTTGGGACAGGCTATCTGGGGCCTACCTCCCGATCTTCAAGCGATCTTTTTCAGCCGCCTTCCGCCGTGTCCTCTTCCTCGACCGGAGGCAGCGCCCGGGTCACGTCGTCGAGCGTGGCGCTGACGATGGCATCGACGCCAAGTGCCGTGGGGTGCACGTGATCGTCCTGCATGAGGTCGGGCTTGTCGATCACCGACTGGAGGAAGAAAGGCACCAGCGTCACGCCCTCTTCCTGCGCGATCTGCGGGTAGATCGGATTGAACTGCTCGGCATAATCCATGCCCAGATTGGGCGCGGCCAGCATGCCCAGGAGCACAACCTTAATGTTGTCGGCCTTCAGACGCGCGACGATCTCTTCGAGGTTCTTGCGGGTCTCCTCGGGGGGAAGCGAGCGCAACATGTCGTTACCGCCGAGGCTGATGATGACGAGTTCGGGTTTTTGCGGCTGGCTCTCCAGCGTGAAGTCGAGCCGCGCGAGGCCCGCCGCTGTCGTATCGCCCGAAACGCCCGCATTGGTGATCCGCGCGTTCACGCCGTGCGCACGCAGCGCCTGTTCCAGACGCTCCGGGTAGCTCTCGCCATCGTCCAGCCCATAGCCCGCCAGCAGCGAGTCCCCGAAGGCAAGAATGCGCCGTTCGGGCCCCATCACCGGCATGGCCGCGCCGACATCGCCCACTTCTGCGCCCCCCCCTTCGCTGGCCGGAGCCGAGCTGGGCGCGGGATCGCCGCAGGCCGACAGAAGGACGAGGGGCAGCAGCGGAACCACGAAATTCAGACGGCGCAAGGACTTCTCCATATTCGGCGGGCTTGTGAAATGCGTAAATCCCCCCCCATATGGGAGCCGTGACCCGATCTTCCCACTCCCCTTCCGACAATTCCCCCGCCCCCTCGCCCGCGATCCACGCGCGGGACCTGCGCCTGACGCTCGGCCAGAGTGCAAGCGCGGTCGAGATCCTCAAGGGCATCGACCTCACCGTTCCTGTTGGCCAGACGCTGGCGCTGCTGGGCCCCTCGGGCTCGGGCAAGTCCTCGCTGATGTCGGTCCTCTCGGGCCTTGAGCGTGCCAGTTCCGGTGCGTTGCAGGTCGCAGGTGCGGACTTCGCCGGGATGGAGGAGGACCAGCTCGCCCGGGCCCGTCGCGGGCGCATCGGCATCGTCCTTCAGGCCTTTCACCTGCTGCCCACGATGACCGCGCTCGAAAACGTCGCGACACCGCTCGAACTCGCCGGGATCACCGGCGCCCACGAACGGGCCGAAGCCGAACTGGCGGCGGTCGGCCTTGGCCACCGCCTCGGCCACTACCCGGCCCAGCTTTCGGGCGGCGAGCAGCAGCGCGTGGCGATTGCCCGCGCGCTGGCGCCGCGCCCCACGCTCGTCTTCGCCGACGAGCCCACCGGCAACCTTGACCAGGCGACGGGTGAGAGCATCGTCGAGCTGCTCTTCGCCCGCCGAGCGGAAGCCGGGGCGACACTCGTCATCATCACCCACGACGCCAGCCTCGCGCAGCGCTGCGAGCGCATCGTCACCATCGGCGATGGCGTGATCGCCCACGACAGCTTGCCCGCGTCCGCCCCCGATGTCTGAGCAAACGCTGCCCTGGGCCACCGCCTGGAAGATCGCCCGGCGCGACCTTCACGCCCGCTTCAAGGGCCTGCGCCTGCTTCTCGTCTGCCTGTTCCTGGGTGTCGGGGCGCTCGCCGCCATCGGCACGCTGACCGGCTCGATCGAGCGCGAACTGACCAGTCGGGGCCGCGAGGTGCTGGGCGGGGACATCGAACTGCGCATGTGGCAGCGCGGCTTGACCAAGGCAGAACGCACAGCCCTGCACGAACTCGGCACCGTGTCGGAAGGCACCCGCATGCAGGCGATTGCCCGCAAGGGCGATCTCACCGCGCCCGTGGCCCTCAAGGCCGTGGACGCGGCCTGGCCGCTCTACGGGTCCCTGGCCCTTGCCGATGGCCGCAACATGGGCGCCCCCCCCAGTGGCACGGCCTGGATCGCGCGCGGCACCGCCGCACGCCTCGGCCTTGATGTCGGCGACAGCTTCTCGCTGGGCGGCGAGACGGTCCGGGTCGGCGGGATCATTGCCAGCGACCCCGAACAGCTTTCCGAAGGCTTCGCGCTGGGCGATCTGGCCATCGCGGCCGCCGACCTGCCAGCCAGGGCCAATCTCACCGCACCCGGTGCCATGTACCGCAGCGCTGTGCGCGTGCGCTTCGATGCGCCCTCGCGCAACGCCGAAACGACGGCCGAGGCGCTCACCGACACCTTCGGGGAGGACGCCTTCGAGGTTCGAACCCACGAAGCCGCCTCCCCCTCCACCGCGCGCTTCGTCGAGCGCATGGGCCAGTTCCTGATCCTTGTCGGCCTTGCCGCGCTGGTCATTGCCGGGATCGGCATCGGCGGCGGCGTCTCCTCCTACCTCGAGGCCCGGCGTTCCTCGATCGCCACCTTGAAGGTCCTGGGCGCCACCAGCCGCGATATCGCGCGCATCTACCTGCTGCAGGTCGGCAGCGCCGCGCTGGCCGGCAGCCTTGCAGGCCTTGTCGCGGGCGTCGCGGTCACCCCGCTTCTGGCCCGCGCGCTGGGCGATCTCCTCCCGGTCGACACGGGCACCACGATAGCCCCCGCGGCACTTGCAACAGCCGCCGCGTACGGCCTTCTTGTCGCGCTGATCTTCGCCGCGCCGCCGCTGGCCCGTGCGCGCAGTTTCCCGGCCATGGCGCTGATGCGCGCGGGCGTTTCCCCCTTGCGCGCGAACCTGCGCACGTTCGCGCTTCCCGTGGGCCTTGGCCTTGCCGCCATCGTTGCGCTCGCGCTTGTCAACGCCGCGCAGCCGATGGTGACGCTCGGCTTCCTCGCAGGATCGGCGCTGCTGCTTGGCCTCCTCGCCGCGCTGGGCCTTGGCATCCGCAAGCTGGCCGCCCACCTGCCGCGTCCCGGCGATCCGATCCTGCGCGCAGGGCTCGCCAACCTCTCGCGCCCCGGCGCGCAGACCGGCGCCCTTGTCACCGCGCTCGGCTTCGGGCTTTCCGCCTTCGTCCTCATCGCCGCGATCCAGACCAGTCTTGATGGCAACATGCGCAACGCTCTCCCCGACCGCGCCCCCGACTACTTCGTGCTCGACATCCCCAAGGCCGGAGCCGAGGATTTTCGCGCCACCGTCGAACGCACGCTTCCCGGCTCCAGCGTCCGCATCGTGCCCAACCTGCGCGGCCGGGTGATCGCCTATGGCCCCAGGGACGCGATGACCCGCGTCGCCGATCTCGACGAGCGCCCCGAGGGCGCCTGGGCGCTGCGCGGCGAACGCGGCCTCACCTATGCCGAAACGGTCCCCGAGGGGAGCACCGTGACCTCGGGGCACTGGTGGGCACCCGATTACTCGGGCGAGCCGCTCGTCTCGATCGACGAGGAATTTGCAGAGGCCGTGGGCCTGAAGGTGGGCGATTATCTCACCGTCAGCCTGCTCGGTGTCGAGCGCACCGCGCGCATCGCCGCGCTGCGCCGGATCGACTGGGACACGATGGGCTTCAACTTCGTGATGGTCTTTTCGCCCAACACCCTTGCCGATGCCCCCCATAACCTCGCCGCCACCATCGATACCGGGGGCAAGGGTAGGCCGCGCGATTTCCTCCCGGTCCTGGCCCGCGAATTTCCTTCGAGTTCGGTGATCGAGACCGGGTCGCTGCTGACCCAGGCGCGCGGCATCCTCGATCAGATGACGCTGGCAATCCTGGCCGCCGCCTCGGTCGCGGTGCTGGCGGGTCTTGCCGTGCTGCTGGGCGCGATTGCCGCCGCGCGCGCCAGCCGGACCTACGACAACGTGATCCTGCGCGTGCTGGGCGCCAGCCGCCACCAGCTGCTTGTCCTCCAGATCGTGGAGTACGGCGCGCTCGCGCTGGTGCTGGGCCTTGTCGCGCTGGCCCTGGGGAGCGCGATGGCCTGGGCGGTCATCACCCAGCTCTTCGAGTTCGAATGGCTTCCCGACTGGCCGCGTATCCTCGCCGTCCTCGCCGCCGGGCTGGTCCTTGTCCTCGCCTTTGCGCTGGGCGGCTCGCTGCCGCAGCTGCGCGCCCGGCCTGCCCGCGCCCTGCGCGAGCTCTAGATACGAAAAAGGGGCAAGGGCGCCATGCCCCTGCCCCCTTTTCAGGTGCGCGGTCTTTCGCCTCAGGCGAAGACGTCGGCGCCTTCGGCAACCTCACGCGGGTCGCGGGTCTTGTAGACCAGCGTGCTCGCGATCATGTCGTGCAGACCCTGCTTGCGCAGGGTGAAGGCCACCATGATGTAGCCGATGAGCAGGATCAGGCCCGACAGGATCTTGGCGAAGTAGCGCCCGGTCGCCCGGCCGAAGCTGATGCGCTGCCCATTGAGATCAGTCACGATCAGACCGATTGCGAGCTTGCCCACCGTCGCCTGCATCTTGGAGCTTTCCAGCAGCGCGAAGTAGAGCCACTGCGCGACGAAGCTGATCAGAAGTGACGCGGCCACCATCGGACCCATGATCAGGTCCTCGTTGCCACCCATGAGCGCGGCGTTGAAGCCCACGCCCAGCCCCAGGAAGCCGGTCACGATGGACAGGGCGATCTGCAACAGGATCGCATCGATGAAATAGGCGAGAACCCGCCACCAAAAACCGCCGTACGGCACCATAAGAGCCCCTCTCTTTTCTCGGATGACCGATTTCGAACATCGGCCAGATGACCAATTCGTCCCACGTACGGCGCAAATTTTCAAAGATTTTCGAGTAACTTTCCACCAATTCGATGCCCCCAAGGCATCGGACTGACCCAGTTCACTGTGCAAGGGCCGGACCCAAGATAGCTTGCCGCCATGCAACATTTCCGTTAAGGGCGCGCGGATTTTGCAGGCAATCGTGCCCCGCAATGCGCCCCTCTTATTTTGAAGGCCTCCGCATGTCCGCCCCGCTTCCCTTGCGCAATATTGCAATCATTGCGCACGTCGACCACGGCAAGACCACCCTCGTCGACCAGCTCTTCCGCCAGTCCGGTACGTTCCGTGACAACCAGCGCGTCGAGGAGCGCGCCATGGACTCGAACGACCTCGAAAAGGAACGCGGGATCACGATTCTCGCCAAGCCGACCTCGATCGAGTGGGAAGGCCTGCGCATCAACATCGTCGACACCCCGGGCCACGCCGACTTCGGCGCCGAGGTGGAGCGCATCCTCTCGATGGTCGACGGCGTTGTCCTGCTCGTCGACAGCTCGGAAGGCGCGATGCCGCAGACCAAGTTCGTGACCGGCAAGGCGCTGGGCCTGGGCCTCAAGCCCATCGTCGTCGTCAACAAGATCGACCGTCCCGACGGCCGCGCCGAGGAAGTTCTCGACGAAGTCTTCGATCTCTTCGTCAGCCTTGATGCCAACGACGAGCAGCTCGACTTCCCCGTACTCTACGCCTCGGGCCGCAACGGCTACGCAAGCGAAGACATCGAAGCGCGCGAAGGCACGCTGGAGCCGCTGTTCAAGCTGATCCGCGACCACGTTCCCGCACCGAACCTCGACGTCGACGCGCCCTTCTCGTTCCTCGCAACGCTGCTCGACCGCGACAACTTCATGGGCCGTGTCCTCACCGGCCGCGTCCAGTCGGGCGTGGTCAAGATGAACGACCCGATCCGCGCCATGGACCGCCAGGGCAACGTCATCGAAACGGGCCGTGCGTCCAAGCTGATGACCTTCCGCGGCCTTGATCGCGTTCCCGTCGAGGAAGCCCGCGCGGGCGACATCATCGCGCTCGCCGGCCTTGAAAAGGCGACCGTCGCGCACACCATCGCCGATCCCTCGGTGAGCGAACCGATCCAGTCGCAGCCGATCGACCCGCCGACGCTCGCCATGCGCTTTGCGGTCAACGACAGCCCGCTCGCGGGCCGCGAAGGTGACAAGGTCACCAGCCGCCTGATCCGTGACCGCCTGATGCGCGAAGCGGAAACCAACGTCGCCATCCGCGTCACCGAGAGCGAGGACAAGGACAGCTTCGAGGTTGCCGGCCGCGGCGAACTGCAGCTGGGCGTCGTCATCGAAACCATGCGCCGCGAAGGCTTCGAGCTGGGCATCTCGCGTCCGCGCGTGCTCTTCAAGGAAGACGAGAACGGCGCGCGCACCGAGCCGTACGAAACCGTCGTGATCGACGTGGACGACGAGCACTCGGGCACGGTCGTCGAGAAGATGCAGCGC is drawn from Novosphingobium decolorationis and contains these coding sequences:
- a CDS encoding ABC transporter permease, whose product is MSEQTLPWATAWKIARRDLHARFKGLRLLLVCLFLGVGALAAIGTLTGSIERELTSRGREVLGGDIELRMWQRGLTKAERTALHELGTVSEGTRMQAIARKGDLTAPVALKAVDAAWPLYGSLALADGRNMGAPPSGTAWIARGTAARLGLDVGDSFSLGGETVRVGGIIASDPEQLSEGFALGDLAIAAADLPARANLTAPGAMYRSAVRVRFDAPSRNAETTAEALTDTFGEDAFEVRTHEAASPSTARFVERMGQFLILVGLAALVIAGIGIGGGVSSYLEARRSSIATLKVLGATSRDIARIYLLQVGSAALAGSLAGLVAGVAVTPLLARALGDLLPVDTGTTIAPAALATAAAYGLLVALIFAAPPLARARSFPAMALMRAGVSPLRANLRTFALPVGLGLAAIVALALVNAAQPMVTLGFLAGSALLLGLLAALGLGIRKLAAHLPRPGDPILRAGLANLSRPGAQTGALVTALGFGLSAFVLIAAIQTSLDGNMRNALPDRAPDYFVLDIPKAGAEDFRATVERTLPGSSVRIVPNLRGRVIAYGPRDAMTRVADLDERPEGAWALRGERGLTYAETVPEGSTVTSGHWWAPDYSGEPLVSIDEEFAEAVGLKVGDYLTVSLLGVERTARIAALRRIDWDTMGFNFVMVFSPNTLADAPHNLAATIDTGGKGRPRDFLPVLAREFPSSSVIETGSLLTQARGILDQMTLAILAAASVAVLAGLAVLLGAIAAARASRTYDNVILRVLGASRHQLLVLQIVEYGALALVLGLVALALGSAMAWAVITQLFEFEWLPDWPRILAVLAAGLVLVLAFALGGSLPQLRARPARALREL
- the typA gene encoding translational GTPase TypA, with product MSAPLPLRNIAIIAHVDHGKTTLVDQLFRQSGTFRDNQRVEERAMDSNDLEKERGITILAKPTSIEWEGLRINIVDTPGHADFGAEVERILSMVDGVVLLVDSSEGAMPQTKFVTGKALGLGLKPIVVVNKIDRPDGRAEEVLDEVFDLFVSLDANDEQLDFPVLYASGRNGYASEDIEAREGTLEPLFKLIRDHVPAPNLDVDAPFSFLATLLDRDNFMGRVLTGRVQSGVVKMNDPIRAMDRQGNVIETGRASKLMTFRGLDRVPVEEARAGDIIALAGLEKATVAHTIADPSVSEPIQSQPIDPPTLAMRFAVNDSPLAGREGDKVTSRLIRDRLMREAETNVAIRVTESEDKDSFEVAGRGELQLGVVIETMRREGFELGISRPRVLFKEDENGARTEPYETVVIDVDDEHSGTVVEKMQRRKAELTDMRPSGMGKTRITFSAPSRGLIGYHGEFLSDTRGTGIMNRLFEKYGPYKGQIEGRLNGVLISNGSGEANAYALNNLEDRGILFVAPQEKLYEGMVIGENAKPDDLEVNPMKAKQLSNVRSSGKDDAIRLTPPKVMTLEQAIAYIDDDEMVEVTPQSIRLRKVYLDPNERKRMSRKKADA
- a CDS encoding ABC transporter ATP-binding protein, which produces MGAVTRSSHSPSDNSPAPSPAIHARDLRLTLGQSASAVEILKGIDLTVPVGQTLALLGPSGSGKSSLMSVLSGLERASSGALQVAGADFAGMEEDQLARARRGRIGIVLQAFHLLPTMTALENVATPLELAGITGAHERAEAELAAVGLGHRLGHYPAQLSGGEQQRVAIARALAPRPTLVFADEPTGNLDQATGESIVELLFARRAEAGATLVIITHDASLAQRCERIVTIGDGVIAHDSLPASAPDV
- a CDS encoding RDD family protein, coding for MVPYGGFWWRVLAYFIDAILLQIALSIVTGFLGLGVGFNAALMGGNEDLIMGPMVAASLLISFVAQWLYFALLESSKMQATVGKLAIGLIVTDLNGQRISFGRATGRYFAKILSGLILLIGYIMVAFTLRKQGLHDMIASTLVYKTRDPREVAEGADVFA